A DNA window from Anastrepha obliqua isolate idAnaObli1 chromosome 5, idAnaObli1_1.0, whole genome shotgun sequence contains the following coding sequences:
- the LOC129248983 gene encoding probable cytochrome P450 303a1, protein MFYTVIFFTVLVLLFLFWDVKKPPKFPPGPKWYPIVGCALQISELRLKCGMFCKAVDELAKYYVNPYGLYGLKIGKDKVVIAYYSDTISEMMTNEDLDGKPDGIFYRMRTFNSKKGILVTDEDLWVDQRRFILRHLKDFGFSRTGMVNIIQHEAYFLLEDLKEVVSDQGGKHAEVSMHDLFKVNVLNTLWSMMASKRYDRKSEEITDLLNMFFELFQNVDMVGALFSHFPLIRFIAPNYSGYNAFVENHQRIYAFLRKEVDNHRLTYKNYDMPRDLMDSYLRELDNPQRGEFFSEEQLLAVCLDMFLAGSETTNKSLGFALLHMVRNPEIQERAYNEIKEVIGIDSLPEWSDRTKLPYCEAIVLEAVRMFMGNTFGIPHRALRDTRLSGFAIPKDTMVIACFRGMLMNSHDFPNPSKFDPERYLKDGKLKIPEAYNPFGFGRHRCMGDILGRQNLFMFITTVLQHFHFVPIPGEMPDDEPLDGATAAVKPFRAYIVPRRTETKI, encoded by the coding sequence ATGTTTTATACTGTTATATTTTTTACGGTATTAGTTTTGCTCTTTCTCTTTTGGGATGTAAAAAAGCCTCCGAAATTTCCACCTGGACCAAAATGGTATCCAATTGTCGGATGTGCCTTACAAATCTCCGAATTGCGTTTGAAGTGCGGCATGTTTTGCAAAGCAgtcgatgaattggccaagTACTACGTCAATCCCTACGGTTTATATGGACTTAAGATCGGCAAAGATAAGGTTGTCATTGCGTACTATAGCGACACCATAAGCGAAATGATGACTAACGAGGACCTGGATGGCAAGCCAGATGGTATATTTTATCGCATGCGAACATTCAATTCGAAGAAAGGCATTTTAGTCACCGACGAAGATTTGTGGGTGGATCAACGTCGTTTCATATTGCGGCACCTAAAGGATTTCGGGTTTTCCCGCACAGGTATGGTGAATATTATTCAACATGAAGCCTACTTCTTATTGGAAGACTTAAAAGAAGTTGTCAGCGATCAAGGTGGAAAACATGCGGAAGTTTCCATGCACGATTTGTTTAAGGTGAATGTGTTGAACACGCTATGGTCCATGATGGCTAGCAAACGTTACGATCGCAAAAGCGAAGAGATAACCGATCTGCTAAAcatgttttttgaactttttcaaaatgttgACATGGTAGGTGCGCTTTTCAGCCACTTTCCTCTTATACGATTTATTGCGCCAAACTATTCCGGTTACAATGCATTCGTTGAAAACCATCAACGAATCTATGCATTTTTACGCAAAGAAGTCGACAACCATCGCCTGACATACAAGAACTACGACATGCCACGTGATCTAATGGACAGTTATTTGCGTGAATTGGACAATCCCCAACGCGGTGAGTTTTTCAGTGAAGAGCAATTATTGGCCGTGTGCCTGGATATGTTCTTAGCTGGATCGGAAACCACCAATAAGAGCTTGGGTTTTGCATTGCTGCATATGGTACGTAATCCCGAAATACAGGAAAGGGCTTACAACGAAATAAAGGAAGTGATTGGCATCGACAGTTTGCCGGAATGGAGTGATCGCACTAAGTTACCATACTGCGAAGCCATTGTCCTGGAGGCTGTGCGCATGTTCATGGGTAATACTTTTGGTATACCCCACCGCGCTTTACGTGACACACGACTGAGCGGCTTTGCTATACCTAAAGATACCATGGTGATCGCTTGTTTTCGCGGCATGCTTATGAATTCACATGATTTCCCTAATCCGAGCAAATTTGATCCAGAACGTTATTTAAAGGATGGGAAGTTGAAAATCCCAGAGGCTTACAACCCTTTTGGTTTCGGCAGACATCGTTGCATGGGTGATATATTGGGACGTCAAAATCTCTTTATGTTCATAACGACAGTATTGCAGCATTTTCACTTTGTGCCAATTCCGGGTGAAATGCCTGATGATGAACCCTTGGATGgagcaacagcagcagtaaAACCGTTCAGAGCTTATATTGTGCCTAGGCGTACggaaaccaaaatttaa
- the LOC129248982 gene encoding uncharacterized protein LOC129248982, with the protein MVRNFYQLVLYPFFRLILLMAMGLGAMYMMHLLAQDYNKIRQPVAAAARALASASNTVARPKRDNNEAVTKVYKFFKMPEQSISLNIANTTTLSIDWKRILSRDPFECLQSLICQLMSGAESHSREAKLLTEFLETTVALAPTKIERAFNRGLALRGATDRCYNEYPFCVYSAKTMIRVLTWFVESPIEEES; encoded by the exons ATGGTGCGAAAT ttttatcaACTTGTATTATATCCGTTTTTTAGACTTATTTTGCTTATGGCCATGGGCTTGGGCGCAATGTACATGATGCACTTACTTGCACAGGACTACAATAAAATTCGCCAACCTGTTGCTGCAGCTGCCCGCGCACTCGCAAGTGCTAGCAACACGGTTGCACGACCGAAGCGAGACAACAACGAGGCAGTCACCAAAGTTTACAAGTTTTTTAAGATGCCAGAGCAATCAATAAGCCTAAATATTGCCAACACAACTACACTCAGCATTGACTGGAAACGTATTTTATCACGGGATCCTTTCGAATGTTTGCAATCACTTATATGCCAGCTCATGTCGGGTGCGGAGAGTCATTCGCGTGAGGCTAAACTGCTAACGGAATTCCTCGAAACGACGGTAGCATTAGCGCCAACAAAAATTGAACGCGCATTCAACCGAGGTCTGGCTCTGCGAGGTGCTACCGATCGCTGTTACAATGAGTACCCATTTTGTGTTTATTCGGCAAAAACGATGATCAGAGTGCTAACGTGGTTTGTCGAGTCACCGATTGAGGAAGAATCTTAA